One Rhipicephalus microplus isolate Deutch F79 chromosome 4, USDA_Rmic, whole genome shotgun sequence genomic window carries:
- the LOC142814368 gene encoding phospholipid-transporting ATPase ABCA3-like, with translation MPPEYALVVSKLTKSFGLCSSVDNVSFILKTGQCLGIIGVTGAGKTELMQLLTGLSEISSGDVYVGSLSLSRTPTEYSSKVGYCPDALGLPDHLTGREVIQLFCVLRGFRPDDTTAMVKNMLCIMELTTVANDITSNYTPGDKRKLCIALAIVGLPSVILLDEPSTGVDMAAKAQIRRSLSIIREMTDCAMLVTSNSMQQCEGLCDRIAIMLSGQLECIGTVDELKSKFGRGYTITIRLRQDTFDDSEYQEDLTQDMKAEFHSCQLDHSFQGVLEYRIATTYTTWSEMFSKMAVIQKKYRFKEFYVCDTTLEQIFVSYARKQINFTKALALASTP, from the exons ATGCCGCCAGAGTACGCGCTCGTGGTGAGCAAGCTGACCAAGTCTTTCGGTCTGTGCAGCAGCGTCGACAACGTCAGCTTCATCCTCAAGACTGGCCAG TGCCTCGGCATAATCGGCGTTACCGGGGCAGGAAAGACGGAGCTGATGCAGCTGTTGACGGGCCTCTCCGAGATCTCGTCGGGTGACGTCTACGTGGGCTCACTGTCACTGTCACGCACTCCAACGGAGTACTCCTCCAAGGTCGGCTACTGCCCCGACGCCCTTGGCCTACCCGACCACCTTACCGGGCGAGAG GTTATCCAGCTGTTCTGTGTGCTTCGAGGTTTCCGGCCCGACGACACGACAGCGATGGTGAAAAACATGCTGTGCATCATGGAGCTGACCACCGTGGCCAATGATATCACCAGCAACTACAC ACCGGGCGACAAGCGCAAGCTGTGCATCGCGCTGGCCATTGTGGGCCTGCCCAGCGTCATTCTGCTGGATGAGCCCAGCACTGGCGTCGATATGGCGGCCAAGGCGCAGATACGGCGCAGCCTCAGCATCATCCGCGAGATGACAGACTGCGCAATGCTGGTCACCTCCAACAG CATGCAGCAGTGCGAGGGGCTCTGTGACCGCATCGCCATCATGCTTTCGGGCCAGCTCGAGTGTATTGGCAcggtggacgagctgaagagcaAGTTTGGCCGTGGCTACACGATCACCATCAGGCTGCGTCAGGACACCTTTGACGACTCGGAGTACCAAGAAGACCTGACGCAGGACATGAAGGCCGAGTTCCACAGCTGCCAGCTCGACCACTCCTTCCAG GGCGTGCTCGAGTACCGCATCGCCACGACCTACACCACCTGGAGTGAGATGTTCTCCAAGATGGCGGTCATACAGAAGAAATACCGCTTCAAGGAGTTCTACGTGTGCGACACCACCCTGGAGCAGATCTTCGTCAGCTACGCCCGCAAGCAGATCAATTTTACCAAGGCCCTAGCCCTAGCTTCAACCCCCTGA